In Mesorhizobium sp., the genomic stretch GGTGTCGCGCCGCGCCACACGAACGCCGTCTGCTCCCGGCGATCAGGATTCTCTGGACATAGCAGCGCTATACTGGGCTTTGTGATATCGCAGACCTGCCGGCAGCGCGAGCCCGACCCGCCGACGGGAGAACGGACCGCCATGCGCAAGGTTATCGACGATGACCTTTGCGGCATCCTCATAGTAGACCGTCATCCTCGGAACGATCTTGAGGAAATTCAGTGAAGTCATGATCCTCGGAAGAAAGGCCGTGGCCGGCCAGGGGTCGATCGGCCACTGTTCGGTAGAGGTCACGATTCCGCGCGTAGGCTTCCCATCCGGTGCATCTATCATCGGCCCGGGGCACAGCACGGTCCAATCCAGCGCCGTCTTCCTGACCGCCTCATAGTTCAGACGGTGAGGCTGATACACAGGCGGAATCTTCGGGTAATTCACTGTCATGACGTTCGTCCCCGGAACGTCCAGAAGGGCAGCCCCGGCAAGCATCCAGTACCGTCCGTCCTTGCCGAGACTGCTTTGCGCCGCCTCGATGATCCGGCTTACCAGCGCCACGAAGCCTTTGTCGGCGACGTAGCCCGGCGTTGACAACCACGTCCTGCCCCGACATCGCCGCCTCGAGGGACGGCCGGGACTGGTAGTCGACCACTCTCGCTTCCACCTTGTCGAGAAAGTCCGACGGTAGCTTGGATTTCTCTCGAACTGCCGCGGTTACTCTATGACCCCGACGAATTGCCTCTGCGACGACATTGCGCCCGACATTGCCGCTGGCACCCAACACGCAAACCTTCATTCGATTCCTCGACCGTTTGCCTTCAGAACGCCTCGGCGCCTGACGAGAATGGCTCCATCTGCACTTATTCGGTCTGGAGCCGAAGTCGCGACGGGTTCAGCGCTCGCCCAGGACTCCACGGGATTTCCACTGGTCGAGGGGCATGATGTCCGGCCTGCCGCCCATCGGCTCGTACCAACTGTCGATCGCCCATCTCGTTCCGCCCTTCTCGGACAGCACCGCGGTCGAATGTGGGTAGCGGCCGTCGACGAAGACGCCGCGCGCGACATTCGATTCGACCCGGTGATGCCGGATCAGCCCCCTGCCCTGAAGGTAGAGCATCAGCGTCCGCGTGTTGGTTGATTCGTCGATGCAATCCATCTGCCCCAGCCGGCCAGACTGCGCGAGCGTCGACTTGGCCGTGTCGCGAACGCCGATCGCCTGCCCCGCCCGAGTCTCGAAATAGGCGACTGCTGCGGCCACCGCCTGCCGTTCGGCCTTCGCCGACGCCTTGCCGCGCGCCATGATCGAGGCGAAGCGGCCGGCATCGCCTGCGCTGAGCGCCAGGGTGGTGCGATTGCGGCAATCGAAGCCGTGGCAAACGGAGAGTCTCGAGACCGTCGTCTCCTTCTGGACCGCCGAATAATTCGATGAGGTTGAGGTGCACCCCGCTGCAAGCGTGGTAGTGAAGGCGAGAACGACGAGAAGGCTGAGTCGATGCTGCATGGTGCCGAGACTATTCGGCGCTTCCGATGCAGGCAATCCGCGAGGCGTTGTGTTTTGACCGCTCCGCGACTATTCCACCGGTGATGAGCGACAAACCCATTCATGTCATCGGTGGCGGCCTGGCCGGCTCGGAAGCTGCCTGGCAGATCGCACATGCCGGCGTGCCGGTGATCCTCCACGAGATGCGTGGCCTGCGCGGCACCGAAGCGCACAAGACGGATGGTCTCGCGGAACTCGTCTGTTCCAACTCCTTCCGGTCGGACGATGCCGAGACGAACGCGGTCGGCCTCCTGCATGCCGAGATGCGGCTCGCCGGTTCGCTGATCATGGCCTGCGGCGACGCGCATCAGGTGCCGGCGGGCGGAGCCCTCGCCGTCGATCGCGACGGCTTTTCTGACGCGGTGACCGCGAAACTTGCCGCGCATCCGCTGGTGACGATCATCCGTGAGGAGATCACCGGCCTGCCGCCCGCGGAATGGGACCAGGCGATCATCGCGACGGGCCCCCTCACCGCGCCATCGCTCGCCGAGGCGATCCGGACGGCGACTGGCGCCGACGCGTTGGCCTTTTTCGACGCCATCGCTCCGATCGTGCATTTCGACACGATCGACATGACGAAGGCCTGGTTCCAGTCGCGTTACGACAAGGTCGGGCCCGGCGGTACCGGCAAGGACTACATCAACTGCCCGATGGACAAGGCCCAGTACGAGGCATTCGTCCGGGCCCTGAACGACGGCGCCAAGACCGAGTTCAAGGAGTGGGAGGGCACGCCCTATTTCGATGGCTGCCTGCCGATCGAGGTGATGGCGGAGCGCGGGCCGGAAACGTTGCGGCACGGGCCGATGAAGCCGATGGGGCTGACCAACGCACATAACCCGACCGTCAAAGCCTATGCCGTTGTTCAACTGCGCCAGGACAACGCGCTCGGCACGCTCTACAACATGGTCGGTTTCCAGACCAAGCTGAGGCATGGCGAGCAGACGCGCATCTTCCGCATGATTCCGGGGCTGGAGAATGCCGAGTTCGCCCGCCTCGGCGGCCTGCACCGCAATACCTACATCAACTCGCCGACGCTGCTGACTGGCGATCTCCAACTCAAGGGTAGGCCCGGTCTACGCTTTGCAGGCCAGATCACCGGCTGCGAGGGCTATGTCGAGAGCGCCTCGATCGGCCTGCTCGCCGGCCGCTTCGCGGCAGCGGAACGGTTCGGCCGCGCACCCTCCCTACCGCCGGCCACCACGGCCTTCGGCGCGCTGCTTGGCCACATCACCGGCGGGCATCTCGTATCCGACGACGAGCCGGGAAAGCGCTCCTTCCAGCCGATGAACATCAATTTCGGCCTGTTCCCGCCGCTGGAGGCGGGCACGAAGCTCAAGCCGGACGATTTCGAAGGCCGTTTCCGCGGCAAGGACAAGTCGATCGCCAAGAAGAAGGCAATCACGTCGCGCGCCTTGGCGGACTGCCGCGCGTGGCTGGGGCTGGTCTCCGGAGCGAAGGCCGCCGAGTAGCCCTGAACGACGTTTGATCCCTTCGCCGCTTAAGCCCACCGCAGCGATGGAAGCTCGCTTTGGGTGTTGCCGGCGAGCCGCGCAACGGCCCGTTTCAACGCGAGGACGCAAGCCTCATCGAACGCGCTTCCGATATCCTTGTCGATGATTGCAAATGCTTCTTCCACCTTCATCGCCCTGCGGTAGGGTCGGTCGGCCGTGAGCGCATCGAAGACGTCGGCGACCGTCAGCATGCGCACCTCCGCTACAATCGCGTCTCCCGCGAGCCCGAGCGGGTAGCCTTTCCCGTCAAGGCGCTCGTGATGAGCTCCCGCGATCTCTGCAATGTCGCGAAAGATCGCTACCTGACGGAGGATGTCGGCGCTGTGAGCCGGGTGGCTGCGGATGGACACCCACTCGCTTTCTTCCGGCCTGCCCGGCTTGTCGAGAATCTGGTTGGAGACGGCCAGCTTGCCGATGTCGTGCAGCAGGGCCGCGCGACGTAACCAGCGTCGCCGCCCCGCATCGACCCCCATCTCCTCGGCGATCATGTCCGTGAACAGGGTGACCCGACGGGAATGTCCGGCCGTGAAAGGGCTCTTCGCGTCGATCACGTCGGCGAAGGCAGCCGCGATGTCGTCAACATAGTCGTCGTCGAGCGGCGCGCTCGATCGAGCCGGCGTCAGTTCCGATAGATGCAGGCCGAGGCCGTCGCTCTCGATCGCGTCCCAGAAGAGCGGCTGCCGCTCGGCAACGAGAAAGGTATCGACGACCGCGGGATCGAACCAGGTGCCCCGGCGGGCGGCGATTTCCGCCCTCGCCGCGGCGCGACCGCCTTCCTTATGGAAGATGTCGGCAACCTGGGCGACGAGTGCGATCCGCGACGCCATCGGTATCTCTTCGCCGACCCTGCCTTCGGGCTTGCCCGATCCGTCCCAGTGCTCGTCCAGCCAGCGGATGCCATCCTGCACCTTGGCGGAGAAGCGCATCTTTGCGGCGATGTCGGCCCCGCGGTGGCAGCGCGTCTCGATCAGCTCGCGTGAGATCTCGCCGCCATTGCGCAGGATGTTGAGGATGGCGCGCACCCGTTCGGCGAAGCCGGACTGGATACCCGTCTTGTCCATGACGAAGCGAAGTGCGGCCGAAAGGCTGCCGTCAATCGTCTTGAAGTCCCGCTTGAACGAGATGTCGTCGGCAAGATAGAGTTCGCAGATGCGTGCGGCATTGCTGGAGCAGCCGAGATCCTTCAGCAAGGCCGTGAAGTAGATGTCGGACAGCGCCTCGGCGGTGAGGCCCATTTGCATGCCGACCTGCGTTCCGATCCAGCACGCGCGCTGGCAATGTCCTTTCGGTTGCCCCTCTGTCAGGTCGAGCGCATGGCTGAGCGCGCCGAGCAGTTCGGCGACGTTCAGCGACGAGGCGCCAGTGGGCACCGGCGTTGCGACGACAGACCAGGCGGACGTCAAAGGGAGGGCGTTCGACATGCCCCGACAGTAGCCGTCAGTTCGTTACGTCTGGTAAACCGCTCCAAGAACCGTATTCATTACCGATCACGGTTGCGCGAGATACTTCGCCGACGACACGGCAGATGACCGAGGACCGAATGGACAGCCCGACCAGCACCTTCTTCACCGTGACGCGCGACGGTCCCGTCGCGATCCTTGCCATGAACCGCCCGGACAAGGCCAATGGCATGACGCCCGATTTCTGGGCCGACCTGCCGCGGCTGATGGACGAACTCGGCCGCGACGAGACCGTGCGCGTCGCTATCCTGCGCGGCGAGGGCCGGCATTTCACCGGCGGCATGGATCTCGCCGCCTTCGCCGATATCGCAAAGCTGTTCGAGAGCGAACCGGGCCGCGCCGCCTATGCGATGCGCGATACGATCCTGCGCCTGCAGGAGGCATTCAATGCGATCGAGCGTGCCCGCTTTCCCGTCATCGCCGAGATCCACGGCGCCTGCATTGGCGCCGGCATCGATATGATCACGGCCTGCGACCTGCGCATCGCCTCGGAGGAGGCCTATTTCGCGATCGAGGAAATCCACATCGGCATGGCGGCCGACGTCGGCACGCTGCAACGCCTGCCGAAGCTGATTTCGCCCTCCTTCGCGGCCGAACTCGCCTATACCGGCCGGCGCTTCCTCGCCGACGAGGCCAGAGCGATCGGCCTCCTGTCGCAGGTGCTGCCCGATCGCCAAGCCCTTCAGTCGGCCTCCCGCGAACTGGCGCATGGCATCGCGAAAAAGTCTCCGCTGGCGATTGCCGGCATCAAGCGCAACCTCGCCTATGCGCGCGACCATTCGGTCGCCGACGGGCTCGACTACATCGCGACCTGGAACGCCGGCATGCTGCGCGGAGCGGACCTGATGACGGCGGTTCAGGCCAAGATGACGAAGACCAAGGCGACGTTCGTGGATCTGCTGCAGCCCTCTTGATCCCCGTTTGCCAGCCGGAGCAATTGGATTAGACTGCCTTCACGATTGGAGCAGGGCCCGATGGCAAAGGTCGAAACGATAGCCGTGTCTACGAAAACCGGCGACAACCTCCGCAGGATGGTCGAGGCCGGGAATTATGCGTCGGCCGACGACGTCATTCGTGCGGGCCTGGAAGCGCTTGCTGAGAAGGCCGCTGCTGAGGCCGACGATCTGGCCTGGGTAAAGGCACGGATTAGAGCCTCGGTGGACGATACGCGCCCCGGCTATTCTTCGGAAGAAGTTCGTCGACATATCGACGAACTACTCATCCGAGCAGAAGGCCGCCGACGTGATTCGGCGGCATAGGGTCGGTTTCCGCGATTCTGCGTGGAGCGATCTTGACCAAATATTCTGGTACATCGTCGAAGCAAGCGGCAATCCCCGGGTCGCATATGCTTACACACGCAGGATTCAAGAACGGTGTTTGCGCTTGGCAGATGCACCGCACGGTGGCCGAGCTCGCAATGACCTTGCTCCCGGTCTCCGGACGGTTCCATTCGAGCGCTCGGCTATTATCTGCTACGTCGTCGAAGACGATACCTGCTGGGTTACCAACATCTTCCACCGCGGCCGCGACTACGAGGCGATCCTGCGCGCAGAACCGCCGGCCGAAACCGAGGATTGATCATTCCGCCGGCCGCAATCCCGCGTCGGCCGGCAATCCCGGCTTGCCCGCCTCGCCCGGGTTGCGCCTGACATAGTCCGCCTTCAGGCTTTCGGACGTCTGGCGCGACCCGTCATGGCTCCAGCCCGGCGGCATGAACAGGTAGCCGAGGCGCTGGCGGAGCGTCAGGCCGGGGCGGACAACGTCCTTGAAGATGCCGACATATTCGTGGAATGCGACCTTGAGCGGATTGAACGTGCCGATGTTCTTCACGATTCCATAGCGCGGCCGGTCTTCCTCAAGTTCCTCGACAAAGGTGCCGAACATCCGGTCCCAGATGATCAGCGTGCCGGCGTAGTTCGCGTCCAGATAGCGCGGATTGGTCGCGTGATGGACGCGATGATGCGAGGGCGTATTGAACACGAATTCGAACCAGCGCGGCAGCTTGCCGATCGCTTCCGTGTGGATCCAGAACTGCCAGACGAGGTTGAACCCGAAGACGAAGGCAATGACCGCCGGATGAAATCCGAGGAGGACGAGCGGCGCCTGCAGCACGAACATGCCGGTAAACAGCCCGGTCCAGCTTTGCCTGAGCGCCGTCGACAGATTGTAGTGCTGGCTGGAGTGATGGTTGACGTGTTCGGCCCACACCCAGCGCACCCTATGCGCGATGCGGTGGTACCAGTAGTAGCGCAGATCGTCGAGCAGGAAGGCCGCGACGAACACCCAGATCGAGAGTCCGAGGTCGAAGAAGCGGTACTGCCACAGCCACGCCAGCGCGCTGAACGAGACGAAGCCGAGCAGCAGGCCGGCGACGACGTTGCCGGTTCCCATCAGGAGGCTGGTCAGCGCATCGCGGGTTTCGAACTCGCCTTTGGCGCGGCCAGTGCGCACCAGCCAGAGTTCGAGCAGGATCGCGATGACGAAAAACGGGATCGCGATTTCGGTCACGTTGGGGAACGAATAGGTTTCCATCAGGCGGCCCTCCTGCCGCGGTCGGATCCGGCGAGCATTTGCGCGACCCGATCCGCATCCTCCGCGGTCGCGAATTCGAACCGCGCACCGGGAAAGGTGAAATCCGAAAAGCGGATCAGGATCGCCGACTGACCGCTGCGCCGCAGGGAGGCAACGTCGGCCGGCCCGTAAAGCCGTGTCAGGAACTTGGCGCCGACCGCATGGACGAGGCCGACACGGCCGTCTGCCACATCGAGGAACGCAGACCGGCGGTCGAGCGTCACATGCGTCCGCTCGATCGACAGATCCGGGTAGTCGATCGCGAAACGCTCTACCGCCGCTTCGGCCGTATCGATCGAAGCGGCGCGGCTTCCTCCCGTGAAATGAATCGCCGCCACGATCATGCCCACTCCGATCACGACCAGCGCGGCGAGGATCGGCAGACTCATCCAGCTCCTCCTGGCATCGGGCATCGTCTCGCGCCCTTGGTGCCGACCATAGCAGCTTTGACGTTTACGTCAAAACATTCACCAGCCGCGTTGGGCGCGGCGAAACAGTTCCCAATGGCGGCGCAGGGCGGAAATATCGGCGGCGGGGGCCTGCCAGGCGGCGGTCGCGACGATTCGATCTAGCCGCGCCGGCGCGGTCGCCAGAGGCAGAAAGGCGGGCCGCAGGGAGAGAGGGAGCCCCGCCGCTCCCCCGAGGAATGCGCGCAGGTGTTCGCTGGCCAAGGATTTCATTGCGCCCACCACAGAGGCCATGGCTGTCTCGGGTTCTCCGGCGAGATAGGCCTCCCGGTCGATCCCCGACGCGGCGAGCACTTCGGCTGGCACGAAGCACTGACCCCGCCTCCTGTGCAGCGGCATCAAGCGGAGCAGCCGCAGCACACCCGCCGCGCAGCCCGCATGCCCTGACAGCGCGGCAGCATTGGCAGCCGCGTCGGCATCCAGCACCATCCCCGCGAGCTGGAAAACGGCCGAGGCCGTTTCGCCGCAATAGCCTTCGAGGTCGGTCCGGGTGGGCATCGGATCGTCGTACAGGTCGAAAATACGGGCTTCCAGATAGTCGAGAAACGGTTGCAGCGGCAGCCGGCCGCCCGCGATGGTTTCGAGCAACGCAGCCGCGATCGGGTGGCCGCTCGCCTCGCCCGCGGAAAGTACGTCGCGCCACCATTGCAGCCGAATCTCGCCGGGCATCGGCTCCGAGACCAGGTCGCGGATGCGGGCGATCTCCGCATCGAAGGCGTAGAGCGACAGCAGAGCATGCCGTTTCGCCTCCGGAGCGTAGAGTACGCTGAGATACCGGTCCGCATCGGCCTTGCGGACGATATCGGCGAGGTAAGGATCGAAAGACGCCATTCAGTCGACCGCGACGAGCGCGGCCGCAACCGCGCGCTCATCGGCAAGGAGAACGTTGAAGGTGCGTATGGCAGCACCCGTGGACATAGGCTCGTCAGCGATGCCGGCCGCCCGCAGCGCTTCGCGCACCGGCTTCGGCAAAGGACGCAAATCTCGCCCGGTCCCGATCAGCAGGATCTCGATATCCGAGCTTTCGGCAAGCACCTTCGCCAGATCATCGATGTCGACCGCGGGCGGATCCTTCGGCTCCCAGCCATGGATACCCGAAGGCAGGCACAGGATCGAACCGCGGTGCGACATGTCGGCGAAGCGGAAGCCGCCATTGCCGTACGAGTCGATCGGCGCGCGGCCCGGGAAATGAGCCTCGCGCATGATGATGCCCGGGCCGTTGGGGGCCTGAGCCATGTGTCAGGCCTTCGTCGGGGTCGGCCCGGTGTCCTGCTTGGCGACCGCCTTTTCGTCCCGCTCGAACATTTCCGGCCGCAGCTTGAAGAGGATCAGCAGCGGGCCGGCGACGAAGATCGAGGAATAGGTGCCGACGACGATGCCGAAGATCATCGCCAGAGTGAATGACGCAATCACCTCGCCGCCGAAAAGATAGAGCGAGATCAGGGCGAAGAGCGTCGTGATACCGGTCAGGAAGGTGCGCGACAGGGTCTGGTTCATCGACAGGTCGAGCAGTTGCTCCATCGGCATCTTTTTGTACCGTCTGAGGTTTTCCCGCACGCGATCGTAGACGACCACGGTGTCGTTGATCGAGTAGCCCACTACCGTCAGCACGGCAGCGATACTTGATAGATTGAACTCAAGGCCGAGCACGACGTAGAGCCCGATCACCATGATCACGTCGTGAGCGGTGGTCAGGATAGCCCCTACGCCGAACTGCCACTCGAATCGGAACCAGATGTAGACCAGCATCGCGAACAATGCGACCAGAACCCCGATGGTGCCCGCGCGGGCGAGTTCGCTCGATATGGTGGGACCCACCGATTCGATTCGGCGGAACTCGTAGTCGGCCGAGAGCTCGCCACGCACTTTCTCGACGACGCTCTGCTCGGCATTGTCGCCGGCGCCTTGGCCTTCGATCCGGATCAGATACTCGCCCGCGGTGCCGATGGCCTGCACCTGCACGTCGCCGAGGTTGAGATCGCCCAGCCGAGCGCGGATGTCGCCGGCGTCGCCTGCTCCCTGGACTGCCTTGACCTCGATCGAGGAGCCTCCGCGGAAGTCGATGCCGTAGTTCATCTCCACGGTCATGAAGAGCACGACGCAGATGACGGAGGTGATTCCCGAAAAGGCAAAGGCGACCTTGCGCCACGCCATGAAAGGCACTTTCGTGTCGTCCGGGACGATTTTGATGCCACGCGGCATTTCTGTCGGACGGGTCCGGCGCAGCCACATGGCAATCATCCAGCGGGTCAGGGTGAATGCGGTAAACACCGTCGTCACGATACCGATGGCAAGCGTCACCGCGAAGCCGCGGATCGGACCCGATCCGAGATAGAACAGGATGACGGCGGCGATCAGCGTCGTCATGTTGGCGTCGACGACGGTCGCGAGGGCTCGCGAGAAGCCGGCATCGAGCGATTGCACGATGGAGCGGCCGGCTCGCCGTTCCTCCCTCACGCGCTCGAAAATGATGACATTGGAATCGACCGCCATGCCCATGGTGAGCACGATACCGGCGATGCCCGGCAGGGTGAGCGTCGCGCCGAGGATGGACAGCGCCGCGACGATCAGCGCGACGTTGGCGATCAGCGCGATGTTGGCGATGATGCCGAGCGAGCCGTAGGCAAGGACCATGAACGCGAGCACCAGCACTGCCGCGATGGCCGAGGCGAATTGGCCGGCGGCGATGGAATCGGCGCCCAGGCTCGGCCCGACCGTGCGTTCCTCGATGATCGTCAGCGTCGCGGGCAGCGCGCCGGCGCGCAAAAGCACGGCGAGATCGTTGGCGCCCTCGACGCTGAAATTGCCGGAAATCTGCCCGGTTCCGCCGAGGATGGGTTCGCGGATCTGCGGCGCCGAGATCACCTGATTGTCGAGGATGATCGCGAAAAGCCTTCCGACATTTGCCTGCGTCGCCTGGCCGAACAGCGTCGCGCCGCGATTGTCGAAGCGGAAGGAAACGACCGGCTCGCTTGTCCGCTGATCAAAAGTCGCCTGCGCGTCGACGAGATTTTCGCCTGATACGATCACCCGCGTCTCGATCAGATAGGCCTGCGGCGGATCGTCGGTCGAATACATGACCACGGTGCCGGCCGGCGGCCGGCCTTCGATCGCCTCCTGCACAGGCATCGACTGGTCGACCATCTGGAAGGTAAGTTTCGCGGTCTGACCGAGGATGTCCTTCAGCCGATCCGGATCCTGCAGGCCTGGAACCTGCACGAGAATGCGGTCAGCGCCCTGTCTCTGGATCAGAGGCTCCGTCGTGCCGAGTTCGTTGACGCGGCGGCCGACGACTTCGATCGACTGCTCGAGCGCCGAACTCATGCGATAAGTTATGCCGGCCTCGGTGAGCGTGTAGCGCAGCAGTCCGGGCTCCGGTTCGTCGAACTCGAGTTCGACGATCGAGCCGCCGCTGAACAGTCCCGCCGCCACCGGCGCGGTAAGGCTTGCAAGCGCGTCCTTCGCCTTCTGCACGTCGGCCGCGTCTCGTATGCGGACCTGGACGGAGTTTCCTGTTCCCGACAGACCGGTATAGCCTATGCGCGCGTCGCGGAGCCCGGCCCTGATGTCGTTGCGGGTGGTCTCGAGCCGCTCCTCGACCAGGTCGTTGCGGTCGAGCTGCAGCAGAATGTGCGAGCCGCCCTGGAGGTCGAGACCGAGGGTCATCTGGTTCCGGAGGAAGCCGGGCAGCGAATTCAATGCGGACTGCGGAAAGAGGTTCGGGGCGGCAAACAGCACGCCGCCGGCCACGATCAGCCAGATGAGGATGGTTTTCCAGCGCGTGAAATGGAGCATGGCTTCCGTTCCTCTCGACCGGCCTTCTGCGGGCCGTATCTCAGCTTTTGGCGTTCTGGTTGGCGACCGGTTCGCCCTTGGCACGGACCTCGGCGATCGTCGCGCGCAGCGCCGTGACCTTCAGATTGTTTCCCAAATCGACTTCGACCTCGCCTCTCTCGTCGATGACCTTGGTCACCTTGCCGATGAGGCCGCCGCCGGTGACCACCTGGTCCCCGCGGCGGATGTTCTTCAGCATTTCCTCGCGCTTCTTCATCTGCGTGCGCTGCGGACGGATGATCAGGAAATACATGATCACGAAGATCAGCACGAAAGGCAGGATGCTGATCAGCATGTCCGGCGCGCCGGCGACGCCGGTCTGCGCGAATGCAGGTGTGACGAACATAGGGAACTCCCGAAAGGACGAAGGGCCGGTCCGTGCGGGCCAGCCGAGGTGCGCGGAATATAGTCAGTCGAGGCGTCAATGCAACCGCGCGCGCCCTTCCCGGCCTCGCTTTTCCCGCGTGTTCTCGCATGTTATGCCGCCACGCGTTCCGCCACAGACCGGCCGGATGCGAAGGATGTAGGACCGAATGACGCAGGAAACCATTGAGGAGAAACTCGAACGGCTGATCGAGGCCGTCGCGCGGCTCGCCCCGCCCGCGTCTCCGCCGGCTGACTTCTCCGGTGCCGAGGGCTTCGTCTGGGACGCCGAGCGCGGCTATCCGGCGCCGGTCGAGCGGGTGAGCCGCGTCGACATCGGCCTGATCAAGGGCGTCGACCGCGTGCGCGACATCCTCGTCGACAACACGCTGCGCTTCGCCTCCGGCCTGCCTGCCAACAACGTGCTGCTCTGGGGCGCGCGCGGCATGGGCAAGTCGTCGCTGGTCAAGGCTGCGCATGCGCTGGCCAACCGCGAAGGACAAGACGCAGGCCGGCTGAAACTCATCGAGATCCACCGCGAGGACATCTCGACGCTACCGCGACTTCTCGGCCTGCTGAAGACCGAGCCCTACCGCTTCATCCTCTTCTGCGACGACCTCTCCTTCGACAGCGACGACACGTCCTACAAGTCGCTCAAGGCGGCGCTCGACGGCGGTGTCGAGGGCCGACCCGCGAACGTCATCTTCTACGCCACATCGAACCGGCGGCACCTGCTGCCGCGCGACATGATCGAGAACGAACGCTCGACCGCCATCAATCCGCACGAGGCGGTTGAAGAGAAGGTGTCGCTGTCCGACCGGTTCGGCCTGTGGCTCGGCTTCCACAAGTGCAGCCAGGACGACTATCTCGACATGATCCGGGGCTATGTCGACCATTTCGGCATCCGGATCGAACCCGAAACGCTGCGCTTCGAGGCGCTCGAATGGGCCACTACCCGCGGCAGCCGGTCGGGCCGGGTGGCCTGGCAGTTCGTCCAGGACCTCGCCGGGCGGCTCGGCCAAAAAATCTCCGAATGAAAAATCCGCCCTGCCTTTGGCGCCGCGCCGGATGTCTCCGGAGCGAGATCAAAGGCAG encodes the following:
- the trmFO gene encoding methylenetetrahydrofolate--tRNA-(uracil(54)-C(5))-methyltransferase (FADH(2)-oxidizing) TrmFO, translated to MSDKPIHVIGGGLAGSEAAWQIAHAGVPVILHEMRGLRGTEAHKTDGLAELVCSNSFRSDDAETNAVGLLHAEMRLAGSLIMACGDAHQVPAGGALAVDRDGFSDAVTAKLAAHPLVTIIREEITGLPPAEWDQAIIATGPLTAPSLAEAIRTATGADALAFFDAIAPIVHFDTIDMTKAWFQSRYDKVGPGGTGKDYINCPMDKAQYEAFVRALNDGAKTEFKEWEGTPYFDGCLPIEVMAERGPETLRHGPMKPMGLTNAHNPTVKAYAVVQLRQDNALGTLYNMVGFQTKLRHGEQTRIFRMIPGLENAEFARLGGLHRNTYINSPTLLTGDLQLKGRPGLRFAGQITGCEGYVESASIGLLAGRFAAAERFGRAPSLPPATTAFGALLGHITGGHLVSDDEPGKRSFQPMNINFGLFPPLEAGTKLKPDDFEGRFRGKDKSIAKKKAITSRALADCRAWLGLVSGAKAAE
- a CDS encoding phytoene/squalene synthase family protein, which encodes MASFDPYLADIVRKADADRYLSVLYAPEAKRHALLSLYAFDAEIARIRDLVSEPMPGEIRLQWWRDVLSAGEASGHPIAAALLETIAGGRLPLQPFLDYLEARIFDLYDDPMPTRTDLEGYCGETASAVFQLAGMVLDADAAANAAALSGHAGCAAGVLRLLRLMPLHRRRGQCFVPAEVLAASGIDREAYLAGEPETAMASVVGAMKSLASEHLRAFLGGAAGLPLSLRPAFLPLATAPARLDRIVATAAWQAPAADISALRRHWELFRRAQRGW
- a CDS encoding HD domain-containing phosphohydrolase — its product is MSNALPLTSAWSVVATPVPTGASSLNVAELLGALSHALDLTEGQPKGHCQRACWIGTQVGMQMGLTAEALSDIYFTALLKDLGCSSNAARICELYLADDISFKRDFKTIDGSLSAALRFVMDKTGIQSGFAERVRAILNILRNGGEISRELIETRCHRGADIAAKMRFSAKVQDGIRWLDEHWDGSGKPEGRVGEEIPMASRIALVAQVADIFHKEGGRAAARAEIAARRGTWFDPAVVDTFLVAERQPLFWDAIESDGLGLHLSELTPARSSAPLDDDYVDDIAAAFADVIDAKSPFTAGHSRRVTLFTDMIAEEMGVDAGRRRWLRRAALLHDIGKLAVSNQILDKPGRPEESEWVSIRSHPAHSADILRQVAIFRDIAEIAGAHHERLDGKGYPLGLAGDAIVAEVRMLTVADVFDALTADRPYRRAMKVEEAFAIIDKDIGSAFDEACVLALKRAVARLAGNTQSELPSLRWA
- a CDS encoding type II toxin-antitoxin system RelE/ParE family toxin; translation: MIRRHRVGFRDSAWSDLDQIFWYIVEASGNPRVAYAYTRRIQERCLRLADAPHGGRARNDLAPGLRTVPFERSAIICYVVEDDTCWVTNIFHRGRDYEAILRAEPPAETED
- a CDS encoding Mth938-like domain-containing protein; its protein translation is MAQAPNGPGIIMREAHFPGRAPIDSYGNGGFRFADMSHRGSILCLPSGIHGWEPKDPPAVDIDDLAKVLAESSDIEILLIGTGRDLRPLPKPVREALRAAGIADEPMSTGAAIRTFNVLLADERAVAAALVAVD
- a CDS encoding sterol desaturase family protein, with the translated sequence METYSFPNVTEIAIPFFVIAILLELWLVRTGRAKGEFETRDALTSLLMGTGNVVAGLLLGFVSFSALAWLWQYRFFDLGLSIWVFVAAFLLDDLRYYWYHRIAHRVRWVWAEHVNHHSSQHYNLSTALRQSWTGLFTGMFVLQAPLVLLGFHPAVIAFVFGFNLVWQFWIHTEAIGKLPRWFEFVFNTPSHHRVHHATNPRYLDANYAGTLIIWDRMFGTFVEELEEDRPRYGIVKNIGTFNPLKVAFHEYVGIFKDVVRPGLTLRQRLGYLFMPPGWSHDGSRQTSESLKADYVRRNPGEAGKPGLPADAGLRPAE
- a CDS encoding crotonase/enoyl-CoA hydratase family protein, which translates into the protein MTEDRMDSPTSTFFTVTRDGPVAILAMNRPDKANGMTPDFWADLPRLMDELGRDETVRVAILRGEGRHFTGGMDLAAFADIAKLFESEPGRAAYAMRDTILRLQEAFNAIERARFPVIAEIHGACIGAGIDMITACDLRIASEEAYFAIEEIHIGMAADVGTLQRLPKLISPSFAAELAYTGRRFLADEARAIGLLSQVLPDRQALQSASRELAHGIAKKSPLAIAGIKRNLAYARDHSVADGLDYIATWNAGMLRGADLMTAVQAKMTKTKATFVDLLQPS
- a CDS encoding NAD(P)H-binding protein, with the translated sequence MKVCVLGASGNVGRNVVAEAIRRGHRVTAAVREKSKLPSDFLDKVEARVVDYQSRPSLEAAMSGQDVVVNAGLRRRQRLRGAGKPDHRGGAKQSRQGRTVLDACRGCPSGRSGDERHDSELPEDSACVSASPSEL